The stretch of DNA ttaaatagaaaattttgacAAAGTTAAAAATGGATTTATCAATCCATTTCTTATCTATTTTGGCATTTAGaagaaatttttagtttaatttttctttatggTTGTCTACATTggagttatttaaaaaattcgagaaaattttaaaaaatttagaaaaattaacaTACCGAAAATAAGATTCAAATAGTCTATTTCACAAGCGTATAAAATAAGAGTTTCGTATGCAGCAGACTGTTTGAATCTTATTTTCGATGTGTTAAATTATACTAAatctctcaaaattttgtaggatattttaaataactacaacataaacaatcataaaagaaattagactaaaaaattatctcaAATATTAAAACAGATAGAAAGTACATCGGTTCATTGCACTCCTTTTAGGGGtgcattatatatacataaaagaacttaaaaaataaagtttaaggTCCATTGAACATGCCAAATTGCTCAAAAGAGAAATTAAAATTATGGATTTCAACAGTGGAATCtttcttgttctttttttttccttcttttaaAAGAGAAcaaagaaaaagtaaataaagTGGTAGTAATAGTAAAGTAATATTCTCTTGTCTataatttgtagtagtgatcTTTATAATATCATGTAACATTATTCTTTcactatttcaaattcaaacccCAAAACAAGCCAAAGAAGAAAGAACCAAAAAAATGAAACCATTCAAGAAActccaccaccaccatcatcatcatcatcatcatatttTCCTTCTCATAATTCTAACAAGTTTTTCTTACTTAACATCATATGCCATTAAAGATTCTCTGACAATTAGTACCTGTGGAAAAATCCCAATTCAAGAACCATTCTTACCAATTCAAAGTTCAAATCTTTCATCCCCATTCAATCACATGCTCCTCTGTCAATCTCAGAAACTGTACTACAGAACCTCAGTAGGCCTTTACCCAATCTCCTCCATTAATTACACCTCTAAACTTGTTACTATTTCTGACAAtacttgttcttcttcttcttcttcttattcatCTCATCACACTTATGTTTCAATCTCAGCTGGTTTTCCAAAACCATCAAAACCCAACTCACTTCTTCTCCTCAATTGCTCAAACAGTAAAAGTACTAACAACAGTGTCTGTCTGTCATTATTACAAACATGTGGTGTGCATGAAAATGTTGTTGACAAAAAAAGATGTTTTGATAGCTTATTCATTAATGATTTTGAAAAACTTGACATGGGTTTTCATCCTAGAGACTTGAATTGCTCACATTACACTAGATTGtactatgatgatgatgaatttGACAATCCCAAAttggggattagggtttcttttGATGTGCCTGATCATGTGCCTAATATTTGTAATGAATGTGAAAAAACAAATGGAAATTGTGGTGTTGGATTGAGGTGTATGTGCCACCCAAAAGAGTGTAGTAAGTTCTCTATTATTCtaaacaattattaatt from Cannabis sativa cultivar Pink pepper isolate KNU-18-1 chromosome 2, ASM2916894v1, whole genome shotgun sequence encodes:
- the LOC115718715 gene encoding uncharacterized protein LOC115718715 — its product is MKPFKKLHHHHHHHHHHIFLLIILTSFSYLTSYAIKDSLTISTCGKIPIQEPFLPIQSSNLSSPFNHMLLCQSQKLYYRTSVGLYPISSINYTSKLVTISDNTCSSSSSSYSSHHTYVSISAGFPKPSKPNSLLLLNCSNSKSTNNSVCLSLLQTCGVHENVVDKKRCFDSLFINDFEKLDMGFHPRDLNCSHYTRLYYDDDEFDNPKLGIRVSFDVPDHVPNICNECEKTNGNCGVGLRCMCHPKECKDKVISKGESIYGVGKNMLVILVSFLVVMFSV